The Micromonospora sp. Llam0 genome contains a region encoding:
- a CDS encoding ECF subfamily RNA polymerase sigma factor, BldN family, which translates to MHEMLSITMRGDGGTRGTRPRTQPNEGPGRRQPGANTKPMGGAVATPARPTMPTQPDGNEAETTVLPVIPDQGSRSGAPPGGYPDRPDPSDPAREVWALVERAQAGETEAFGLIYDRYVDTVFRFVYFRVGNRQLAEDLTSDTFLRALKRIGSFTWQGRDLGAWLVTIARNLVADHFKSGRYRLEVTTGDVMDAEREDRGPEGSPEAAVVDHITNVALLTAVKQLNPEQQECIVLRFLQGFSVAETARAMGKNEGAIKALQYRAVRALARLLPDGFQP; encoded by the coding sequence ATGCACGAGATGCTCAGCATCACGATGCGCGGCGACGGCGGCACCCGAGGGACCAGGCCGCGCACCCAGCCCAACGAGGGGCCGGGCCGACGCCAGCCCGGCGCCAACACCAAGCCGATGGGCGGCGCGGTGGCCACCCCGGCCCGGCCGACCATGCCGACCCAGCCGGACGGCAACGAGGCGGAGACCACCGTTCTGCCGGTCATCCCCGACCAGGGCAGCCGGTCCGGCGCACCGCCAGGCGGGTACCCGGACCGGCCGGACCCGTCCGATCCCGCCCGCGAGGTCTGGGCGCTGGTGGAACGGGCCCAAGCTGGCGAGACCGAGGCGTTCGGTCTGATCTACGACCGGTACGTGGACACCGTTTTCCGGTTCGTCTATTTCCGGGTGGGCAACCGGCAACTCGCCGAGGACCTCACCTCGGACACCTTCCTGCGCGCCCTGAAGCGGATCGGCAGCTTCACCTGGCAGGGCCGCGACCTCGGGGCCTGGCTGGTGACCATCGCCCGCAACCTGGTCGCGGACCACTTCAAGTCGGGGCGGTACCGGCTGGAAGTTACTACGGGTGACGTAATGGATGCAGAGCGCGAGGATCGTGGCCCGGAGGGGAGCCCCGAAGCGGCGGTCGTCGACCACATCACCAACGTCGCCCTGCTGACCGCCGTCAAACAGCTCAACCCGGAACAGCAGGAGTGCATCGTTCTCCGCTTCCTGCAAGGCTTCTCGGTCGCCGAGACCGCCCGGGCGATGGGCAAGAACGAGGGGGCGATCAAGGCCCTGCAGTACCGGGCAGTACGGGCGCTGGCCCGGCTCCTGCCCGACGGTTTCCAACCGTGA